The following is a genomic window from Loktanella sp. M215.
TGCGGCAGGTCCGCAAGTCCTACGGCGACGTCGAGGTCATCAAGGGCATCGACCTTGACGTGCAGCACGGAGAGTTCTGCGTCTTCGTCGGCCCGTCCGGCTGCGGCAAGTCCACGCTGCTGCGGATGATCTCTGGGCTGGAGCCGATCAGCGGGGGCCAGATCGTGATCGACGACGCGGTGGTCAACGATATTCCCGCCGCCGACCGGGGCCTTGCGATGGTGTTTCAGTCCTACGCGCTCTATCCCCATATGTCCGTGCGGCAGAACCTGAGTTTCGGGCTGGAAAACATCAACACGCCCAAGGCCGAGATCAAGGCGAAGGTCGATCAGGTGTCCAAGATGCTGCAGATCGACATGCTGCTCGACCGCCGCCCGAAGGATCTGTCCGGCGGGCAGCGCCAGCGTGTCGCCATCGGGCGCGCCGTGGTGCGCGAACCGCGGGTGTTCCTGTTCGACGAGCCCTTGTCGAACCTTGATGCGGAGTTGCGCGTCGACATGCGCAAGGAGATCACGGCCCTGCACCGGCGGCTGGAAAACACGATGATCTATGTCACGCACGATCAGGTCGAGGCGATGACCATGGCCGACAAGATCGCGGTCCTGCGGCTAGGAGAGCTGGAGCAGTTCGGGCGGCCGCTGGATCTGTATAATCGGCCCCGCAACCTGTTCGTGGCCGGCTTCATCGGGTCGCCCAAGATGAATTTCATCACGGGTCAGATCGACGGCGACGCCGTTGCGCTGGGAACGGGCGAGCGAATGCCGTTGCCCGCTGCGGGGTTCCGTCATCAGCCGGGGCAGACGGTGACGCTGGGCATCAGGCCAAACCATCTGAGCGTCGGTGACGACGGGCCGATCCGGATGACGGTCGCCAGCGTCGAGCAACTGGGCGGCGAGTCCTATATCTATGGCGCTTTGTCGGATGGTGGCGCGATTGCCCTGCACCTGTCCGGGCAGGTCGGCGCCCGGATCGGAGAGGTCTTGACCATCCGTGCCGACCCGGCAGAGGTTCATCTGTTCGACACCGAAAGCGGTTTGTCCCTGCGCAGTGACTGACGGTTGCCGGTGACAGACCGGATCGCTAAACATTCATTGACGTCGGCCTGTGGGGTGCCATGTTCTGCGGCGTGCCGCGACCGATCATACCCTAAGGAGACCCGTCCTGCCCGGTCAACCCATATCCCCGTTTTCGGTGCCGATCTTCCGCTCTATCTGGCTGGCGTCGATGTCGTCGAACTTCGGCGGGTTGGTGCAGGCCGTGGGGGCGTCATGGTTGATGACCACGCTGTCGGATTCCCCCCAAGAGGTGGCGCTGGTGCAGGCCTCGACCGCGCTACCGATCATGTTCTTCTCGCTGGCGGCGGGGGCGATTGCCGACAACCTTGACCGGCGCAAGGTGATGCTGTGCGCGCAGATCTACATGGTTGTGGTGTCCTTGCTGCTGGCGTTCTTTGCGTGGAACGACTGGCTGACGCCCTGGGGGCTGCTGGGATTCACCTTTGCCATCGCCTGCGGCACGGCGCTGAACAACCCGGCGTGGCAGGCCGCCGTCGGGGACATGGTGCCGCGCAATGCCTTGCCCGGGGCGGTGGCGCTGAATTCGATGGGGTTCAACATGGCGCGGTCCGTAGGGCCGGCGATTGGCGGGGCCATCGTGGCCGTGGCGGGGGCGGCGGGTGCCTTCCTGACGAATGCGCTGAGCTATATCGGGCTGATTGTGGTGCTGCTGCGCTGGCACCCGGACCGAAAGCCGCGCACGCTGCCGCGCGAGCGGATCGACGTCGCCATGGCTGCCGGTCTGCGCTACGTCGCGATGTCGCCGAACCTGTGCATCGTGCTGCTGCGCGGGTGTTTGTTCGGTGCGGCGGCGGCGGCGATTCCGGCGCTGATGCCCATCGTGGCGCGCGATCTGATCGTTGGCGGGCCGCTGACTTACGGCATCCTGCTGGGCGCCTTCGGGATCGGTGCCGTGGGCGGTGCGCTGTCGAGTGGGCGGCTGCGGGCGCGTTTCACGACCGAAGGCATCGTGCGGATCGCCTCTGTCGCCATGGTGCTGGGCGCTGTCGGAGCGGGGCTCAGCCGGACGCTGATCCTGACGCTGCCCGCGCTGATGCTGGCGGGATCGGGCTGGGTGCTGGCGCTGTCGACCTTCAACGTC
Proteins encoded in this region:
- a CDS encoding ABC transporter ATP-binding protein; translation: MARVELRQVRKSYGDVEVIKGIDLDVQHGEFCVFVGPSGCGKSTLLRMISGLEPISGGQIVIDDAVVNDIPAADRGLAMVFQSYALYPHMSVRQNLSFGLENINTPKAEIKAKVDQVSKMLQIDMLLDRRPKDLSGGQRQRVAIGRAVVREPRVFLFDEPLSNLDAELRVDMRKEITALHRRLENTMIYVTHDQVEAMTMADKIAVLRLGELEQFGRPLDLYNRPRNLFVAGFIGSPKMNFITGQIDGDAVALGTGERMPLPAAGFRHQPGQTVTLGIRPNHLSVGDDGPIRMTVASVEQLGGESYIYGALSDGGAIALHLSGQVGARIGEVLTIRADPAEVHLFDTESGLSLRSD
- a CDS encoding MFS transporter, with the translated sequence MPGQPISPFSVPIFRSIWLASMSSNFGGLVQAVGASWLMTTLSDSPQEVALVQASTALPIMFFSLAAGAIADNLDRRKVMLCAQIYMVVVSLLLAFFAWNDWLTPWGLLGFTFAIACGTALNNPAWQAAVGDMVPRNALPGAVALNSMGFNMARSVGPAIGGAIVAVAGAAGAFLTNALSYIGLIVVLLRWHPDRKPRTLPRERIDVAMAAGLRYVAMSPNLCIVLLRGCLFGAAAAAIPALMPIVARDLIVGGPLTYGILLGAFGIGAVGGALSSGRLRARFTTEGIVRIASVAMVLGAVGAGLSRTLILTLPALMLAGSGWVLALSTFNVTVQLSTPRWVVGRALSLYQMATFGGMAAGAWGFGAVAESHGVTLALLAAAALQAAGGVSGLVLPLPAGGDEDLEPLDNLGEPETAVPVHARSGPIVITIEHRVPEANIPAFVRAMNERRRILRRDGAQRWTLLRDLAETELWIERYHVATWLEYIRDRQRRTRADQENSQQIRALHIEGHAPRVHRMIERPVGSASSEHTPGGQEAGDPMTDPTRAN